The Methanothrix sp. nucleotide sequence CGTTGACACAAAGGTCATCTCCCCGTCCAAAGAAGGCGCCACGATGAGCGATCAGACATACTACTACAAGAAGAACATCGGCGACACTGAGAAGCTCGTCATAATCGGCGTCCACTTCAAGAACGCATTCCGCGGCGCTGACCAGGATATAGCCACAGTCAAGGGCATATTCCAGGTCTCCGATCAGCCAATGGATGTCTCCGTCGATACAGAGTACGACAAGATGAGAATCTCCAAGGACAACGCCATAACACTGAACAAGAACAAGGACATCGCCCTGATGGCTGGCATCCACGTCAAGACAGCCGACCAGGACGTAATCGACGCTGATAACCCGCTCAGGTTCTACATATACAAGGAGGCGACCATTGAGGGCGCTGCTCCCGCACCTGTAGTCGAGGAGGTTGCCCCGACCAACGTGACCGAGGAGAAGCCTGTAGTCGAGGAGAAGAAGGTCGAGGAGGTTGCCCCGACCAACGTGACCGAGGAGAAGCCTGCCGCAGAGGCAGAGGCAAAGCCTGCAGCTGAGAAGGGCGCTCCCGGATTCGAGGCGGTCTTCGCAGTGACCGGACTCCTTGCGGTCGCATACCTTGTCAGCAGGAGGAACTGAGGAGAGCTTATCGCTCTCCAGCTCTTTTTTGTAAAATCAGGTTCAAAATCAGGGCCTGAGATATTAAGAGATTACAGATACCTTCCTCTGGATCGTATCTCCTCGACCCTGGTGAGAACAGCATCTGCGCGCTGGTACGCTCTTCTGTAGCCGCGCCTGAACGCATCTATCAGAGCGTCTGCATCATCATGCGTGCTTCTCAGAGTCTGGAAGTAGACATGAACATCAACACCCTGCGCCTCGATGCTCTGGTCGTGGTAGGCGAGGCCGAAATCGATGAAGTATATCCGGTTGTCCTTCAGGAGCATGTTCGATGTCGTGAGATCCCCATGCACGATTCCTGCTCTGTGAAGTCTTCCGACGAGCTCCCCCACACGCTCTGAGAGCTCCGGAGTTATGATATCCCTGAGCTTCTTTCCATCAACATACTCCATCACGAGCTCGAACCTCGAGAGATCCCTGATTATCGGCGTCGGGACTCCGGCGCGCCTGGCCTCGGCCATTATCCTCGCCTCCATAACAGTCCTCTCCGCACGAAGCCGCTCATCAAGCTCCCTCATGCGATAGCTCTTCGGGAGCCTCCACTTTCTCACCACATCACCGTCGCGTGTGAGTATGGCCTCAGCGCCCCTGCCTATCTCCATCACAATCACCCCCTAAGCGCTCTCCACGCCCTGACAAGTCCAACACAGCCAGCTATCATCATATCCCCCCAGGGGGCGGCCTGTGTGAGTTTCATGTTCATCCTCTGCACGAAACCAGATCGCCTCGGTCCTGTGACGAGAATCGATCTCACCTCACCGGGAACATATTCTGTATGAGCCCCGTGGCCGCCGTCCTCGAAGATCTCGCTGTTCGTGAGCTCTCCGGCACAGAACCGTTTCAGTATAAGATGAAGCTTCTCAGGATCGATTGCGGATGTGTGGTGCTCGAAGATCGCCGTGATCCTCCAATCATCCACCAGAGCTCCAATCGTATGACCGTTCCCTATGTTGAGCACAAGGGCAGGCATTCTGCATCCTTTCTCTTCAAGAGCGCCGAATACCGCAGCCGGGCCTGTATCCATGAGCATCACATCCATTCCCTCATCACGCAGATGCCTCCAGACAGCACGCATCCTGCTCAGAACCTCCGGAGGCTCTCTGTGGGCGAAATCCTCGATCCGTCCGCCGTTTTTCAGAGCTGCTCTCATTATATCAAACCGCGTGGCTCTGTTCGATCTCTCCGGAGAAAAGCCATGATCCTGGACCGCGACCGCGATCGCCTCCGGCAGATCAATATCAAACGATCTGAATGCTCTCCGCAGAGCCGTGAGCTCCACATCGCCCGTCCTGATATCAACACAGCCCTCAGGCGGGTCCTTGGTGATCACCACACCCATGGATCTGACGCGCTGGAGGTTATCATGCATGCTCAGGGCTGCATCAGCTGTCGCATAGACTCTGAAACCGGATGCGATATGGTTCCTGACCGCAGCGGTCAGAGGTCCCCCGCCCATCGTGTATCCATGCAGGAAGACATCACTTCCACGATCTGTCGCACTTCTGATCCTACTCGCAATCACCACTGTCTGACTGGGCATGATCATCTTGTACAGCCCCTCAGGCTCCACATCCTCCCTGTAGAGGAGAATGTCCTGAGTGCCCGCCCCGACATCAACTGCAAGCAACATACACCTCACCGGAGACACGCATCTTAGATATTCTCATCGATCAGGTTTTTGTCCTTTCTGGATAATAAATTATCATTTTATTTCACAAAAAGGCATTCTAATTGTACAAAACAGAAAAGATTATATGCTGCAATGGCCAACCTGGAAGCATGGGCGAGTACACTCTGAGGTGTGCCGGATGCGGAAATGTTCTGAGCGACGGCGCCACCTCATGTCCTCTGGACGGCGGTCTTCCCAGGGCAGATTACCTCGAGCGCAGATTCAATCCCGGAGAGCTTCCTGGCATCTGGTCTTTCATCGACTGGCTGCCAGTGGATGGATGGAATCCAAGCACTGGATCATCATCGGTGACTTACAGGAGCTCCGGGCTCGCAGACGAGCTGGATCTGGAGTGCCTGTACATCAGCTTCTCGGGGTACTGGCCGGAGCGCGGGGCGCTGATGAGGACATGCAGCTTCAAGGAGCTCGAGGCAGCGCCGACGATGCAGATGCTTCTTGATAGAGGTGCAGAGGAGATCCTGGTTGTGGCATCCGCAGGCAACACCGCAAGGGCATTCGCCGAGGTCTGCTCCATCACCGGACAGCCGGTTGTCCTTTTTGTGCCAGTACCATCACTGGATAGGCTCTGGACGACCGTCGAGCCTGGCAGGGTGCTGGTTGTTGGGGTGGAGGGAGATTACGCTGACGCGATAAAGCTCGCCGGTGTTTTATCCTCAAGAAACGGCTTCAGGCCAGAGGGCGGCGCCAGGAACATCGCGAGGAGGGATGGCATGGGCACGGTGCTTCTCGATCATGTGAGACGCTCTGGATCCCTGCCGGCCCACTACTTCCAGGCGATAGGGAGCGGCACAGGCGGGATAGCTGTCTGGGAGGCATCGATGCGCGTCATCGGGGACGGCCGCTTTGGAGAGAGCCTCCCACGCCTCCACCTGGCGCAGAACATCCCCTGCGCGCCTGTGCATGCGATGTGGCATGGTGCAGGCCAGGAGGAGATGAATTTCGATGCATACGGCTGCCCTGAGGGGATGCACGATGACGTGCTCTTCAACCGGAACCCGCCATACGCAGTTCCGGGCGGCGTCAGGGACGCGGTCATCTCCTCACGTGGGAGGATATACGGCGTGGATAACACCCGGGCGGCGAGCGCACAGAGGCTCTTTGAGAGATCGGAGGGGATCGACATACTCCCAGCGGCTGCGGTTGCTGTTGCAGCGCTTGCAGATGCCGTGGAATCCGGATCTGTGGGGAGGGATGATGAGATCCTGCTGAACATAACAGGCGGCGGCATGAAGCGCCTCGCCGAGGACTACAGCCGCATGAGACTGAAATGCGATCTCAGGCTCGGGCAGCAGGATTCTGCTGATGGAATAGCATCGATAGAGGAGATGGTTTCTGCATGATCATCACGATAAAAGGCGGATTTGATAAGGATGGCATGCCTGAATGTGTCAGAAGTTTGGATATATCGAGCGGTGAGGTTATAGGCATCGTTGGGCCCACAGGTTCTGGCAAGAGTTCCCTCATATCAGATCTGGAGCAGTTCGCCCAGGGCGATACACCATCGAGGCGGTATATACTGATCGACGGCTCCCCGCCGGATCCGGGTATGCGGCATGATCCGAGAAGGAAGCCGGTCGCCCAGCTCTCCCAGAACATGCATTTTCTGGCTGACATGAGCGTCTGTGATTTTATTTACATGCACGCCAGGAGCAGGGGGAGGGACCCGGGGCTGCTCTCCAAAGTTCTGGAGATGGCGAACACCCTGACCGGAGAGCCCGTACATGGAGATGACAACCTGACAGAGCTTAGCGGCGGCCAGTCCAGGGCGCTGATGGTTGCAGATATCGCCATCATAAGCGACTCTCCCATAGTCCTCATAGACGAGATAGAGAACGCCGGCATAAGGAAGAAAGAGGCTCTGAGGATGCTCTCGGGAGAGGGGAAGATTGTGTTAGTTGTCACACATGATCCGCTTCTCGCACTCATGACAGAGCGCAGGATCGTCATGAGAAACGGCGGGATGGTCAAGGTCATAGAAACCACAGAGGAGGAGAGGCGCTTCTGCGATTCCCTGTTCAGGGTTGATACCTGGCTTCTTTCTCTGAGAGAGCTGATAAGGCGCGGGGAGGTGCTGAGCTCGACGGGGGCAGCTGTTTGAAGGTGGTGATAGTGGCCGGAACACCCGGATCCGGGAAGACATCTGTCATGATTCATGCCATAAAAAACCTGCAGGATCTCGGTCTCAGAGCTGCTGTGGTCAAGGTTGACTGCCTCTGGACAGAGGATGACGCGCGGATCAGAAGACTGGGCGTGCCGGTGCGCGTCGGTCTCGCGCGCGATATGTGTCCGGATCACTACTCGATATACAACACAGAGGAGATGATCTCATGGGCGGGATCGCAGGGTGCTGATGTTCTCCTGAATGAGACAGCCGGGCTGTGTCTCAGGTGCGCCCCTTATCCGGACAGAGCCCTGGCGGTCTGCGTCATTGATGTCACCTCCGGGCCGAACACGCCTCTCAAGATCGGCCCGCTGCTCACGACAGCTGATGTTGTGGTCGCCACAAAAGGGGATCTGGTATCGCAGGCGGAGCGGGAGGTCTTCAGGGAGAGGATCGTCGAGGTCAATCCCGGCTGCAGGATCGTTGAGGCGAACGGGCTCACAGGCAAGGGGTCGAGGGAGCTTGCAGATCTCATAAAAGACTCCAGCGATATAGAGGATGAGATGCTTCTGAGGCACAACCCGCCCCTGGCGGTCTGCACGCTCTGCACCGGTGAGCTGAGAGTATCGAAGAAACACCATCGTGGAGTTCTGAGACATCTCGATGGCTTCACGGAGTACGTGGGGGAATGAGAGTGCTGGAGAGACTTCTTCCGGGGTACAACTGCGGGGAGTGCGGGCGCAGGAGCTGCAGGGATTTTGCGGAGCATCTCTCCTCCGCTGAGGATATATCGCGCTGCCCTTTCATGTCGCAGGAGCGCTTCAGAGGTCGTTTGGAGGAGATACGCAGAATCCTGGAGAGGGGAGCATCCCACGAGAGGATCGTGGGCGTCATGGATGGTCTGGAGGCAGAGTTCTCGCTCGGGCCGCTCGATGGGGATATGTCGTGCACAGAGGATCTCCACCCGCTCGATCACTGCTCCCTGCAGGCCGGGGACCTGATAAGATACAGGCCTCTTGGATGCCCAATAACTCATTTCGCAGAGGTCCTGGAGTTCGATCGCGGCGTGGCGAGAGTCCGCATCGTCGGCCCTCTCTCCGCGAAAGGCAGGAACTGCAGGGACCTGGGGATATGCATGGTCCTGGCCTTCGAGGGCAGGGTGGTGCGTGGAAGAGTGCCCGAGGTAGGGAGGACCGTCAGATTCCTGCCAGAGCACTGCATGATGCAGAAGGTCCACTCAGGGGTTGTCGTCCACTCAGAGGGGTCGAGGGTCAGGATAGAGGCGATCGATCTCAAGGTCTGGTAAAACGCTTTATGCGTTGAAATCACATTCTTTTTCAGGAGGGATCTCATGCTCAGGAGGAACCCGAGAACATCCTGGAACAGCCAGGAATCGATGCCCAGTGTTGCATCCACCGCATACGTGGATGAGTCTGCGGTTGTGATAGGCGATGTCCGCATAGGGGAGAGCGTTTACATCGGACCATGTGCGTCTATAAGGGCGGATGAGGCGACGCCGATAGTCATAGGCGATGAGTGCAACGTCCAGGACGGCGCGATATTCCACGGGCTGAAGGGCAGCTCCATAAAGCTCGGAAGGAAGGTCAGCGTCGCACATGGCGCTGTGATCCACGGCCCACTGACGATCGGAGACGAGAGCTTCATAGGGTTCAATGCAGTTGTGCACGCGTCCACTCTGGGGGAGAGGTGCTTCGTAGGCCACAGGGCGCTGGTGATGGGTGTTACGCTGAAGGATGGGAGCTTTGTGCCGCACGGAAGCGTCATCGACACCCAGGAAAAGGCGGACGCCCTAGGACCGGTGCCCGATTCTCTCAGGGGATTCAACGCTGAGGTCGTCGAGGTCAACTGCGAGTTCGCGAGTGGCTACAGAGCAATGCGCTGAGCACAGGCGCTGGGTTAATCAAGGACCTGTGCATATTATTTTTTATGACACAGAAGTTCTACACACTTCCTGAGCTGCCATACAGCGCAAACGACCTGGAGCCCTACATCTCCGAGGCGCAGCTCAGGCTGCACCACGACAGGCACCATCTTGCATACGTCAATGGTGCGAACGCCATTCTCGAGCGGCTCGATAAGGCCAGAAGAGATGGAGCGGAGATCGACCAGAAGTCAACGCTGAAGGAGCTGTCCTTCCACATTGGAGGGCATCTGCTGCACAGCCTCTTCTGGGCGAACCTGCGCAAACCACCGAGCAGCGGTCCTGTTGGCGCTCTGGCCCGGGAGATAGAGAGTGAGTTCGGCTCCTTCGAGCGATTCAGGAAGGAGTTCACAGCAGCCGCTGTGAGCGTCGAGGGCTCCGGCTGGGCTGCGCTTGCGTACTGCATGCAGACCAGAAGGCCCATAATAATGCAGATCGAGAAGCACAACGTCAACGTGTACCCCATGTTCAGACTGCTCCTGGTGCTGGATGTCTGGGAGCATGCGTACTATCTCGACTACAGGAATGACAGGGCGAAGTTCGTGGAGGCATTCTGGCAGATAGCCGACTGGGAGGAGGCAAACAGAAGGTTCGAGAGCATCGGGAAGTGAGATCAAACGGCTCCGCTGCCGGTATGAGATTAGTGGATCGAGGTGCAGCTGAGGAGTGGGTGATTATGATATACACAATCACACTGAACCCTGCAATAGACAGGACGATGTGGGTCGAACGCATAACTGATGATGAGCCAAACAGGATAGTCAGAGAGGAGAACTACGCGGGCGGAAAGAGCGTCGATGTCTCGAAGGTGCTCAAGAACCTGGGGGTTGAGAGCACCGCGCTCGGATTCGTCGGAGGTTTCGCCGGAATGGAGCTTGAGGGCAGGCTCCTCAACGAGGGCATCGGCACCGACTTCATCAGGGTCTCTGGAGAGACCAGAACAAACATAATCATCCACGAGATCTCGACCGGTCGACAACTCTCATTTTACGCGAAGGGTCCGGAGATCAGGCCCCATGAGCTCGTCATGCTCATAGAGCAGATAGAGTCCCTGAGGGCGCCCGAGATTGTGACAATCGGCGGCAGCCTCCCTCCTGGCCTGAGCCCTGCTGTGTACAGGAGAATAGTGGCAGAGGCGAAGAAGTGCGAGCACAACGGCTGCAGGGCAAAGGTCTTCCTCGATGTCGACGGCAGATCTCTGAGATCCGGGATAGAGGCCTGCCCTGATGTGATAAAGCCGAACATAAACGAGCTCAGCGAGCTCGTCGGGAGGGAGCTGAAGGAGATCGAGGAGGTTCTCGCTGCGGCCAGAGAGATAAACAGAAAGGGCGTGGAGGTGGTGCTGGTCTCGATGGGGCCGCGCGGAATAGTTCTTGTATCAGCCCATGAGGAGTACCATGCGATCCCGCCCCAGG carries:
- a CDS encoding S-layer protein domain-containing protein is translated as VDTKVISPSKEGATMSDQTYYYKKNIGDTEKLVIIGVHFKNAFRGADQDIATVKGIFQVSDQPMDVSVDTEYDKMRISKDNAITLNKNKDIALMAGIHVKTADQDVIDADNPLRFYIYKEATIEGAAPAPVVEEVAPTNVTEEKPVVEEKKVEEVAPTNVTEEKPAAEAEAKPAAEKGAPGFEAVFAVTGLLAVAYLVSRRN
- a CDS encoding Kae1-associated kinase Bud32, which codes for MEIGRGAEAILTRDGDVVRKWRLPKSYRMRELDERLRAERTVMEARIMAEARRAGVPTPIIRDLSRFELVMEYVDGKKLRDIITPELSERVGELVGRLHRAGIVHGDLTTSNMLLKDNRIYFIDFGLAYHDQSIEAQGVDVHVYFQTLRSTHDDADALIDAFRRGYRRAYQRADAVLTRVEEIRSRGRYL
- a CDS encoding DUF1786 domain-containing protein, which codes for MLLAVDVGAGTQDILLYREDVEPEGLYKMIMPSQTVVIASRIRSATDRGSDVFLHGYTMGGGPLTAAVRNHIASGFRVYATADAALSMHDNLQRVRSMGVVITKDPPEGCVDIRTGDVELTALRRAFRSFDIDLPEAIAVAVQDHGFSPERSNRATRFDIMRAALKNGGRIEDFAHREPPEVLSRMRAVWRHLRDEGMDVMLMDTGPAAVFGALEEKGCRMPALVLNIGNGHTIGALVDDWRITAIFEHHTSAIDPEKLHLILKRFCAGELTNSEIFEDGGHGAHTEYVPGEVRSILVTGPRRSGFVQRMNMKLTQAAPWGDMMIAGCVGLVRAWRALRG
- a CDS encoding cysteate synthase, with the translated sequence MGEYTLRCAGCGNVLSDGATSCPLDGGLPRADYLERRFNPGELPGIWSFIDWLPVDGWNPSTGSSSVTYRSSGLADELDLECLYISFSGYWPERGALMRTCSFKELEAAPTMQMLLDRGAEEILVVASAGNTARAFAEVCSITGQPVVLFVPVPSLDRLWTTVEPGRVLVVGVEGDYADAIKLAGVLSSRNGFRPEGGARNIARRDGMGTVLLDHVRRSGSLPAHYFQAIGSGTGGIAVWEASMRVIGDGRFGESLPRLHLAQNIPCAPVHAMWHGAGQEEMNFDAYGCPEGMHDDVLFNRNPPYAVPGGVRDAVISSRGRIYGVDNTRAASAQRLFERSEGIDILPAAAVAVAALADAVESGSVGRDDEILLNITGGGMKRLAEDYSRMRLKCDLRLGQQDSADGIASIEEMVSA
- a CDS encoding ATP-binding cassette domain-containing protein; translated protein: MIITIKGGFDKDGMPECVRSLDISSGEVIGIVGPTGSGKSSLISDLEQFAQGDTPSRRYILIDGSPPDPGMRHDPRRKPVAQLSQNMHFLADMSVCDFIYMHARSRGRDPGLLSKVLEMANTLTGEPVHGDDNLTELSGGQSRALMVADIAIISDSPIVLIDEIENAGIRKKEALRMLSGEGKIVLVVTHDPLLALMTERRIVMRNGGMVKVIETTEEERRFCDSLFRVDTWLLSLRELIRRGEVLSSTGAAV
- a CDS encoding GTP-binding protein: MVIVAGTPGSGKTSVMIHAIKNLQDLGLRAAVVKVDCLWTEDDARIRRLGVPVRVGLARDMCPDHYSIYNTEEMISWAGSQGADVLLNETAGLCLRCAPYPDRALAVCVIDVTSGPNTPLKIGPLLTTADVVVATKGDLVSQAEREVFRERIVEVNPGCRIVEANGLTGKGSRELADLIKDSSDIEDEMLLRHNPPLAVCTLCTGELRVSKKHHRGVLRHLDGFTEYVGE
- a CDS encoding (Fe-S)-binding protein, producing the protein MRVLERLLPGYNCGECGRRSCRDFAEHLSSAEDISRCPFMSQERFRGRLEEIRRILERGASHERIVGVMDGLEAEFSLGPLDGDMSCTEDLHPLDHCSLQAGDLIRYRPLGCPITHFAEVLEFDRGVARVRIVGPLSAKGRNCRDLGICMVLAFEGRVVRGRVPEVGRTVRFLPEHCMMQKVHSGVVVHSEGSRVRIEAIDLKVW
- a CDS encoding DapH/DapD/GlmU-related protein yields the protein MLRRNPRTSWNSQESMPSVASTAYVDESAVVIGDVRIGESVYIGPCASIRADEATPIVIGDECNVQDGAIFHGLKGSSIKLGRKVSVAHGAVIHGPLTIGDESFIGFNAVVHASTLGERCFVGHRALVMGVTLKDGSFVPHGSVIDTQEKADALGPVPDSLRGFNAEVVEVNCEFASGYRAMR
- a CDS encoding superoxide dismutase, whose product is MTQKFYTLPELPYSANDLEPYISEAQLRLHHDRHHLAYVNGANAILERLDKARRDGAEIDQKSTLKELSFHIGGHLLHSLFWANLRKPPSSGPVGALAREIESEFGSFERFRKEFTAAAVSVEGSGWAALAYCMQTRRPIIMQIEKHNVNVYPMFRLLLVLDVWEHAYYLDYRNDRAKFVEAFWQIADWEEANRRFESIGK
- the pfkB gene encoding 1-phosphofructokinase, with translation MIYTITLNPAIDRTMWVERITDDEPNRIVREENYAGGKSVDVSKVLKNLGVESTALGFVGGFAGMELEGRLLNEGIGTDFIRVSGETRTNIIIHEISTGRQLSFYAKGPEIRPHELVMLIEQIESLRAPEIVTIGGSLPPGLSPAVYRRIVAEAKKCEHNGCRAKVFLDVDGRSLRSGIEACPDVIKPNINELSELVGRELKEIEEVLAAAREINRKGVEVVLVSMGPRGIVLVSAHEEYHAIPPQVRVENTVGAGDSSVAGFIYGMVNGKSLDECLIFAVAAGTATTLRKGTALASREDFEQLIPQVTLRTLKRS